From a single Nocardioides panacis genomic region:
- a CDS encoding VOC family protein: protein MTSRLNPYLGFRDNAREAMDFYHSVFGGELTSSTFAEMQASEDDTESGKIMHSQLVTPSGYTLMAADTPNSMEFSPTSNHSVSLSGDSSDQAELSGYFEKLSAGGTVALPLEKAPWGDYFGMVIDRFGVQWLVNIGGSPA, encoded by the coding sequence ATGACCAGCAGGCTCAACCCGTACCTCGGGTTCCGCGACAACGCGCGCGAGGCGATGGACTTCTACCACTCGGTCTTCGGCGGCGAGCTGACCAGCAGCACGTTCGCCGAGATGCAGGCCAGCGAGGACGACACGGAGAGCGGCAAGATCATGCACTCCCAGCTGGTCACCCCGAGCGGCTACACGCTGATGGCCGCGGACACCCCGAACAGCATGGAGTTCTCACCGACCAGCAACCACTCGGTGTCGCTCAGCGGTGACAGCTCGGACCAGGCCGAGCTGAGCGGCTACTTCGAGAAGCTCTCCGCCGGCGGCACCGTGGCGCTGCCGCTGGAGAAGGCGCCCTGGGGCGACTACTTCGGGATGGTCATCGACCGGTTCGGGGTGCAGTGGCTGGTGAACATCGGCGGTTCCCCGGCGTAG
- a CDS encoding aldehyde dehydrogenase family protein: protein MTDYKTVNPATGETVREFPTLDAAGVEQALTRVTSGFATWRATPVADRAAVLTRVAELYDERADELARTISLEMGKPVKQAAGEVKLSSMIYAYYAEQGPKLLEDEPLDVPGAEETVVRKLPVGPLLGIMPWNFPYYQVARFAAPNLMLGNTVVLKHAPSCPQAALLMEEIFVAAGLPADAYVNVFATNDQIADMIADPRIHGVSLTGSERAGSAVAEIAGRNLKKVVLELGGSDAFIVLDTADMDATVKSATRGRMSNTGQACNAAKRFVVLEPYYDEFVAKLTASFAAMVPGDPMDPKTAIGPLSSQAAADTLTQQVETAVAEGATVLVGGQKVDGPGAYVQPTLLADVKPGTHAFSEELFGPVGVVYKVGSADEAVELTNSSSFGLSGSVWGTDLEAAREVADRLDVGMAFVNEHGTTLPALPFGGVEAFRLRPRARSVGHGRVRQQEARPGLQGLRADSPMGRLVYSAISSLDGYVADQEGDFSWSAPDEEVHAFVNDLLRPVGTHLYGRRMYDVLVAWETLPDEPDAPAVVRDFAKIWRAADKVVYSTTLPAVTSARTRLERRFDPDAVRRLVASADRDVTIGGPRLGARAFQAGLVDDVHLFWSPVLVGGGTSALPEGIRLELEPVATHQFGNGVVHLQYRVRR, encoded by the coding sequence ATGACCGACTACAAGACCGTCAACCCTGCCACCGGCGAGACCGTCCGGGAGTTCCCCACCCTGGACGCAGCCGGGGTCGAGCAGGCCCTCACCCGGGTCACCTCGGGCTTCGCGACGTGGCGGGCCACCCCCGTCGCCGACCGCGCCGCCGTCCTCACCAGGGTCGCCGAGCTGTACGACGAGCGGGCCGACGAGCTCGCCCGCACCATCTCCCTGGAGATGGGCAAGCCCGTCAAGCAGGCCGCCGGCGAGGTGAAGCTCTCCTCGATGATCTACGCCTACTACGCCGAGCAGGGCCCGAAGCTGCTCGAGGACGAGCCCCTCGACGTCCCAGGGGCCGAGGAGACCGTCGTACGCAAGCTGCCGGTGGGCCCGCTGCTCGGGATCATGCCGTGGAACTTCCCCTACTACCAGGTCGCCCGGTTCGCGGCGCCGAACCTGATGCTCGGCAACACCGTCGTGCTCAAGCACGCGCCGAGCTGCCCGCAGGCCGCCCTGCTGATGGAGGAGATCTTCGTCGCCGCGGGCCTGCCCGCCGACGCCTACGTCAACGTCTTCGCCACCAACGACCAGATCGCCGACATGATCGCCGACCCGCGGATCCACGGCGTCTCGCTGACCGGCTCCGAGCGGGCCGGCTCGGCGGTCGCCGAGATCGCCGGGCGGAACCTGAAGAAGGTCGTCCTCGAGCTCGGCGGCTCCGACGCGTTCATCGTGCTGGACACCGCCGACATGGACGCCACGGTGAAGTCCGCGACCCGCGGCCGGATGTCCAACACCGGGCAGGCCTGCAACGCCGCCAAGCGCTTCGTGGTCCTCGAGCCCTACTACGACGAGTTCGTCGCCAAGCTCACCGCGTCGTTCGCGGCGATGGTCCCCGGCGACCCGATGGACCCCAAGACCGCGATCGGCCCGCTCTCCTCGCAGGCCGCGGCGGACACCCTCACCCAGCAGGTCGAGACCGCGGTCGCCGAGGGTGCGACCGTGCTGGTCGGCGGCCAGAAGGTCGACGGCCCGGGTGCCTACGTCCAGCCCACGCTGCTCGCGGACGTGAAGCCCGGCACCCACGCCTTCTCCGAGGAGCTGTTCGGCCCGGTCGGCGTGGTCTACAAGGTCGGGTCCGCGGACGAGGCCGTCGAGCTGACGAACTCTTCCTCGTTCGGGCTCAGCGGCTCGGTCTGGGGCACCGACCTGGAGGCCGCCCGCGAGGTCGCGGACCGTCTCGACGTCGGCATGGCCTTCGTCAACGAGCACGGCACCACGCTCCCGGCGCTGCCCTTCGGCGGCGTGGAAGCGTTCCGGCTTCGGCCGCGAGCTCGGTCCGTGGGGCATGGACGAGTTCGTCAACAAGAAGCTCGTCCGGGTCTCCAAGGGCTGAGGGCCGACAGTCCGATGGGACGGCTCGTCTACTCGGCGATCAGCTCCCTCGACGGGTACGTCGCGGACCAGGAGGGCGACTTCTCCTGGTCCGCGCCCGACGAGGAGGTGCACGCGTTCGTCAACGACCTGCTGCGCCCGGTCGGGACGCATCTCTACGGCCGCCGGATGTACGACGTGCTGGTTGCCTGGGAGACCCTGCCCGACGAGCCCGACGCACCGGCCGTCGTCCGCGACTTCGCGAAGATCTGGCGGGCGGCCGACAAGGTCGTCTACTCGACTACCCTGCCGGCGGTGACGTCGGCGCGGACCCGCCTCGAGCGACGGTTCGACCCCGACGCCGTCCGCCGCCTGGTGGCGTCGGCCGACCGGGACGTCACCATCGGTGGGCCCCGCCTCGGGGCGCGCGCCTTCCAGGCCGGGCTCGTCGACGACGTGCACCTGTTCTGGAGCCCGGTGCTGGTGGGCGGCGGCACGTCCGCGCTGCCGGAGGGGATCCGGCTCGAGCTGGAGCCCGTCGCCACCCACCAGTTCGGCAACGGCGTCGTGCACCTGCAGTACCGCGTGCGGCGCTAG
- the serA gene encoding phosphoglycerate dehydrogenase yields MKALLLENLHPLASSILGAADIEVENRPGALDEDELIEALDGVDLLGIRSKTEVTPRVLAARPDLVAIGAFCIGTNQIDLNAATTHGIAAFNAPFSNTRSVVELAIANIIAMARRLTERDKALHAGIWDKSATGSHEIRGRTLGIVGYGNIGSQLSVVAEMLGMQVYFYDTDDKLALGNARRCSSLDELLDTVETVTLHVDGRMGNAGIFGAAQFAQMRPRSLFLNLSRGFVVDYGALRDAVASGHLAGAAVDVFPTEPKKRGDAFESPLRGLPNVILTPHVGGSTEEAQEDIGRFVGGKLRDYVHSGSTSLSVNLPTLTPGRSEVSEGQAQRIAHIHHNTPGVLAKVNQVLAEHDVNIAGQVLATRGHTGYVVTDTGSGLSGEVLAGLNAIPETVRLRVIE; encoded by the coding sequence GTGAAAGCGCTGCTCCTGGAGAACCTGCACCCGCTCGCCTCGTCGATCCTCGGCGCGGCCGACATCGAGGTCGAGAACCGACCGGGCGCCCTCGACGAGGACGAGCTGATCGAGGCCCTCGACGGCGTCGACCTGCTCGGCATCCGCTCGAAGACCGAGGTGACCCCCCGCGTCCTGGCCGCCCGGCCCGACCTGGTCGCCATCGGCGCGTTCTGCATCGGCACCAACCAGATCGACCTGAACGCCGCTACCACGCACGGGATCGCCGCGTTCAACGCGCCGTTCTCCAACACCCGCTCGGTCGTCGAGCTCGCGATCGCCAACATCATCGCGATGGCCCGCCGGCTCACCGAGCGGGACAAGGCGCTGCACGCCGGGATCTGGGACAAGTCCGCCACCGGCAGCCACGAGATCCGCGGCCGGACGCTCGGCATCGTCGGCTACGGCAACATCGGCTCCCAGCTGTCGGTCGTCGCGGAGATGCTCGGCATGCAGGTCTACTTCTACGACACCGACGACAAGCTGGCGCTCGGCAACGCCCGCCGGTGCTCCTCGCTCGACGAGCTGCTCGACACCGTCGAGACGGTCACCCTGCACGTCGACGGCCGGATGGGCAACGCCGGCATCTTCGGGGCCGCCCAGTTCGCCCAGATGCGCCCCCGCTCGCTGTTCCTGAACCTCTCCCGCGGCTTCGTCGTCGACTACGGCGCCCTGCGCGACGCGGTGGCGTCCGGTCACCTGGCCGGCGCCGCGGTCGACGTGTTCCCGACCGAGCCCAAGAAGCGCGGCGACGCCTTCGAGTCCCCGCTCCGCGGCCTACCCAACGTGATCCTCACCCCGCACGTCGGCGGGTCGACGGAGGAGGCTCAGGAGGACATCGGCCGGTTCGTCGGCGGCAAGCTCCGCGACTACGTGCACAGCGGCAGCACCTCCCTGTCGGTGAACCTGCCGACGCTGACCCCGGGGCGCTCCGAGGTGTCCGAGGGACAGGCCCAGCGGATCGCGCACATCCACCACAACACCCCGGGCGTGCTGGCCAAGGTCAACCAGGTCCTCGCCGAGCACGACGTGAACATCGCCGGTCAGGTGCTCGCCACCCGCGGGCACACCGGCTACGTCGTCACCGACACCGGGTCGGGCCTGTCCGGTGAGGTGCTGGCGGGCCTGAACGCCATCCCGGAGACCGTCCGGCTGCGCGTGATCGAGTAG
- a CDS encoding class I adenylate-forming enzyme family protein, with amino-acid sequence MRVSIDPQGEVLTSSNHNLDGYWEQPEETARVTEGGTFHTGDGGYLDEDGYLVISDRKKDVIISGGENVSSIEVEDALMSHAGVREVAVIGIPDEKWGELITALVVPASGEVTAEELVAHCRTWLAGYKCPKRIDFVDELPRTATGKLQKFKLREPFWAGQDRQVH; translated from the coding sequence GTGCGGGTCTCGATCGACCCGCAGGGCGAGGTGCTCACCTCCTCCAACCACAACCTCGACGGCTACTGGGAGCAGCCCGAGGAGACCGCACGGGTGACCGAGGGCGGCACGTTCCACACCGGCGACGGCGGCTACCTCGACGAGGACGGCTACCTGGTGATCTCCGACCGCAAGAAGGACGTGATCATCTCCGGCGGCGAGAACGTCTCCTCGATCGAGGTGGAGGACGCGCTGATGTCCCACGCGGGGGTCCGCGAGGTCGCGGTCATCGGCATCCCCGACGAGAAGTGGGGCGAGCTGATCACCGCGCTGGTCGTGCCGGCCTCCGGCGAGGTGACGGCCGAGGAGCTCGTCGCGCACTGCCGCACCTGGCTGGCCGGCTACAAGTGCCCGAAACGGATCGACTTCGTCGACGAGCTGCCTCGTACGGCGACCGGCAAGCTCCAGAAGTTCAAGCTGCGCGAGCCCTTCTGGGCCGGCCAGGACCGTCAGGTGCACTGA
- a CDS encoding NHL domain-containing thioredoxin family protein, with amino-acid sequence MSAPDTGRRPRVRAPELAGRGWLNTGGQTLRLSDLRGRFVLLDFWAFCCINCLHVLDELRPLEEKYDGELVVVGVHSPKFVHEADPDALRAAVERYQVEHPVLDDPELVTWQAYTARAWPTLVLVDPEGYVVAQYAGEGHAHAIDALVAELRDEHRARGTLQPGGSPYVAPPVQSGDLLFPATTVALPGGGFLVADAGHHALVELAADAETVVRRIGSGERGLVDGGRPSFNEPNGLCLLPDDLAAAVGYDVVVADTVNHALRGVHLATGTVRTLAGTGRQLVPGEDDGALSSPWDVAWWQDRVWVAMAGVHQLWTLDPRTGAVEVAAGTAHEGLLDGPLAEAWFAQTSGLAAAGDRLWIADSETSSLRYVEAGEVRTAVGTGLFDFGFQDGDAGTALLQHPLGVTVLPDGSVAVCDTYNGAVRRWADGQVTTIATGLAEPSGAVVDGKHLVVVESAAHRLTRVPLAGVARADGFAHTTQRPVTEIAGGDLEIVVDFTPPPGQKVDDRFGPPSQLFVSSTPPGLIRAGEGRGTDLARVVSIDAAVGDGVLHVAARAASCDAHGGEGAACHLHQQDWGVPVRVTSGGEARLVLPLSGLA; translated from the coding sequence GTGAGTGCTCCCGACACCGGCCGTCGTCCCCGCGTCCGCGCCCCCGAGCTCGCCGGCCGCGGCTGGCTGAACACCGGCGGCCAGACCCTGCGCCTGTCCGACCTGCGCGGCCGCTTCGTGCTGCTCGACTTCTGGGCCTTCTGCTGCATCAACTGCCTGCACGTCCTGGACGAGCTGCGCCCCCTGGAGGAGAAGTACGACGGCGAGCTCGTCGTGGTGGGCGTGCACTCGCCGAAGTTCGTGCACGAGGCCGACCCGGACGCGCTGCGCGCCGCGGTCGAGCGCTACCAGGTCGAGCACCCGGTGCTCGACGACCCGGAGCTGGTGACCTGGCAGGCCTACACCGCCCGCGCCTGGCCGACGCTGGTGCTCGTCGACCCGGAGGGCTACGTCGTCGCGCAGTACGCCGGCGAGGGGCACGCCCACGCCATCGACGCCCTCGTCGCCGAGCTGCGCGACGAGCACCGCGCCCGCGGCACGCTGCAGCCGGGCGGCTCGCCCTACGTCGCCCCGCCCGTGCAATCCGGCGACCTGCTGTTCCCGGCCACGACGGTCGCCCTGCCCGGCGGGGGCTTCCTGGTCGCGGACGCGGGGCACCACGCCCTCGTCGAGCTCGCGGCGGACGCGGAGACCGTCGTACGCCGCATCGGGTCGGGGGAGCGCGGCCTGGTCGACGGCGGGCGGCCGTCCTTCAACGAGCCCAACGGACTGTGCCTGCTGCCCGACGACCTGGCCGCCGCGGTCGGGTACGACGTGGTGGTCGCCGACACCGTCAACCACGCGCTGCGCGGCGTGCACCTCGCGACCGGCACCGTCCGCACGCTCGCCGGGACCGGTCGGCAGCTGGTGCCGGGCGAGGACGACGGCGCGCTGTCGAGCCCGTGGGACGTGGCCTGGTGGCAGGACCGGGTCTGGGTGGCGATGGCCGGGGTGCACCAGCTCTGGACCCTCGACCCGCGCACCGGTGCCGTCGAGGTGGCCGCCGGCACCGCCCACGAGGGCCTGCTGGACGGCCCGCTCGCCGAGGCCTGGTTCGCCCAGACCTCGGGGCTGGCCGCCGCGGGGGACCGGCTGTGGATCGCGGACAGCGAGACCTCCAGCCTGCGCTACGTCGAGGCGGGCGAGGTGCGCACCGCCGTCGGCACCGGCCTGTTCGACTTCGGGTTCCAGGACGGCGACGCGGGCACCGCGCTGCTCCAGCACCCGTTGGGGGTGACCGTGCTGCCCGACGGTTCGGTCGCGGTCTGCGACACCTACAACGGCGCCGTACGACGCTGGGCGGACGGGCAGGTGACCACCATCGCCACCGGGCTGGCCGAGCCGAGCGGCGCGGTCGTCGACGGGAAGCACCTGGTGGTCGTGGAGTCCGCGGCGCACCGGCTGACCCGGGTCCCGCTGGCCGGCGTCGCCCGCGCCGACGGGTTCGCGCACACCACGCAGCGCCCGGTGACCGAGATCGCCGGCGGGGACCTGGAGATCGTCGTGGACTTCACCCCGCCGCCCGGCCAGAAGGTCGACGACCGGTTCGGGCCGCCGTCCCAGCTCTTCGTGTCCTCGACGCCGCCGGGGCTGATCCGGGCGGGCGAGGGCCGCGGCACCGACCTGGCCCGGGTGGTCAGCATCGACGCCGCGGTCGGCGACGGGGTGCTGCACGTGGCCGCCCGGGCCGCCTCCTGCGACGCGCACGGCGGCGAGGGCGCGGCCTGCCACCTGCACCAGCAGGACTGGGGGGTGCCGGTGCGGGTGACCTCCGGCGGCGAGGCCCGGCTGGTGCTGCCGCTGTCCGGGCTCGCCTGA
- a CDS encoding DEAD/DEAH box helicase, which produces MSSPAPTLPSFAQLGLSGKVIMALEKLEITTPTPVQAAVIPDAMKGSDVLGRAQTGSGKTLAFGLPILARLAGEHSRPKHPRALIIVPTRELATQVRRSIEPLAFATQLKLVTVYGGTPYDRQIKQLKAGADIVVATPGRLQDLMDKGHCRTDDVQITVLDEADHLCDLGFYPAVDKLLKATPSTGQRMLLSATLDGDVDRLVRAHLREPVLHELDANKGSVTTMAHHVLVVGGFRDKVEAAVALIEANPRSIVFTRTREGATELAEAFGTHGIEAVDLHGNLSQRVRERNLHKFSSGKASVVVATDVAARGIHVDSVGLVVHFDAPADAKAYLHRSGRTARAGEAGAVVSITTPRQVDDVVRLMSRAGVESLHHDSRNTPHPMTAEALSTSGTPAPQANKGGSTSASRGRTGGYRGGSSTGGYRGSNSSSSRSSSGGYRGSAPSRGGRAGQTGNGRPKTVSRSERWSPADR; this is translated from the coding sequence TTGTCTTCCCCTGCCCCGACCCTGCCCTCCTTCGCCCAGCTCGGCCTGTCCGGCAAGGTGATCATGGCTCTCGAGAAGCTCGAGATCACCACCCCGACGCCGGTCCAGGCCGCCGTCATCCCGGACGCCATGAAGGGCTCCGACGTGCTCGGCCGCGCCCAGACCGGCTCCGGCAAGACGCTCGCCTTCGGCCTGCCGATCCTGGCCCGCCTGGCCGGTGAGCACAGCCGCCCCAAGCACCCGCGTGCGCTGATCATCGTGCCGACCCGCGAGCTGGCCACCCAGGTGCGCCGCTCCATCGAGCCGCTCGCGTTCGCCACCCAGCTCAAGCTCGTCACCGTGTACGGCGGCACGCCGTACGACCGTCAGATCAAGCAGCTGAAGGCCGGGGCCGACATCGTCGTCGCCACGCCGGGTCGCCTGCAGGACCTGATGGACAAGGGCCACTGCCGCACCGACGACGTGCAGATCACCGTCCTCGACGAGGCCGACCACCTGTGCGACCTGGGCTTCTACCCGGCCGTCGACAAGCTGCTCAAGGCCACCCCGTCCACCGGCCAGCGGATGCTGCTCTCGGCCACGCTCGACGGTGACGTCGACCGCCTGGTCCGGGCGCACCTGCGCGAGCCGGTGCTGCACGAGCTCGACGCCAACAAGGGCTCGGTCACCACGATGGCGCACCACGTGCTGGTCGTCGGCGGCTTCCGCGACAAGGTGGAGGCGGCGGTCGCGCTGATCGAGGCCAACCCGCGCTCGATCGTGTTCACCCGCACCCGTGAGGGCGCCACCGAGCTGGCCGAGGCGTTCGGCACGCACGGCATCGAGGCGGTGGACCTGCACGGCAACCTGTCGCAGCGGGTGCGCGAGCGCAACCTGCACAAGTTCTCCTCGGGCAAGGCCTCCGTGGTCGTCGCCACCGACGTCGCCGCGCGCGGCATCCACGTCGACTCGGTCGGCCTGGTCGTGCACTTCGACGCCCCGGCGGACGCCAAGGCCTACCTGCACCGCTCCGGGCGTACGGCGCGGGCCGGCGAGGCCGGTGCGGTCGTCTCGATCACCACGCCGCGCCAGGTCGACGACGTCGTGCGGCTGATGAGCCGGGCCGGCGTCGAGTCCCTGCACCACGACTCGCGCAACACCCCCCACCCGATGACGGCGGAGGCGCTCTCGACGTCGGGCACCCCGGCGCCGCAGGCCAACAAGGGCGGCTCGACCTCCGCCAGCCGTGGCCGCACCGGCGGCTACCGCGGTGGCAGCAGCACCGGCGGCTACCGGGGCAGCAACAGCTCCTCGTCGCGCAGCAGCAGCGGCGGCTACCGGGGCAGCGCCCCCAGCCGCGGCGGCCGCGCGGGGCAGACCGGCAACGGTCGCCCGAAGACCGTCAGCCGCAGCGAGCGCTGGTCGCCCGCCGACCGCTGA
- a CDS encoding DUF6458 family protein, whose amino-acid sequence MGIGTGIVLLVVGLILVLGVVNFDIGLVDDVALGWILLVVGVLAIILALVMNQQRSRTKHVEERRYDDPAR is encoded by the coding sequence ATGGGTATCGGTACCGGCATCGTGCTGCTGGTGGTCGGCCTGATCCTCGTGCTCGGTGTCGTGAACTTCGACATCGGCCTGGTGGACGACGTGGCACTCGGGTGGATCCTGCTGGTCGTCGGCGTGCTGGCGATCATCCTGGCGCTGGTGATGAACCAGCAGCGCTCGCGCACCAAGCACGTCGAGGAGCGTCGCTACGACGACCCTGCCCGCTGA
- a CDS encoding acyl-CoA dehydrogenase, whose translation MSHYKSNLRDIEFNLFEVLARDEILGTGPFEEIDTATARSILSEVDRLAGDELAASYEDGDRHAPVFDPATGTADVPASFAKSYQAWMDAEYWRLSIPAALGGQPAPSTLNWAIGELVLGSNAPVWMYACGPSFASILHRNGNDRDKKIAEHMIEKQWGATMVLTEPDAGSDVGAGRAKATQQSDGSWHIEGVKRFITSAEHQMSENIIHLVLARPVGVEGKGGPGTKGLSLFIVPKLHFDLETGELTGERNGAHVTNVEKKMGIKVSNTCEVTFGEHEPAQGWLLGEVHDGIAQMFQVIENARMMVGTKAIATLSTGYLNALDYAKSRVQGPDLTRASDKTAPRVTITHHPDVRRSLMTQKSFAEAMRALVLYTASWQDRVMVSEHNGEKDELAERVNDLLLPIVKGYGSERSWVLLGTESLQTFGGSGFLQDYPIEQYVRDAKIDTLYEGTTAIQGQDLFFRKIVKDQATALGFLAGEIEKFIGSGAGNGRLKNERELLAKGLEDTQAIVGHLITDLMSADPNAEGGSIANIYKVGLNTSRLLMVLGDIVCAWLLLRQAEIALEKLSGDTGKDQAFYEGKVAAAQFFARTVLPKITAERAIAEATDLSLMELDESAF comes from the coding sequence GTGAGCCACTACAAGAGCAACCTCCGGGACATCGAGTTCAACCTGTTCGAGGTCCTCGCGCGCGACGAGATCCTCGGCACCGGCCCGTTCGAGGAGATCGACACCGCCACGGCGCGCTCGATCCTCAGCGAGGTCGACCGGCTGGCGGGCGACGAGCTCGCCGCGTCGTACGAGGACGGGGACCGGCACGCGCCGGTGTTCGACCCGGCGACCGGCACCGCGGACGTCCCGGCGTCGTTCGCGAAGAGCTACCAGGCCTGGATGGACGCGGAGTACTGGCGGCTCTCGATCCCCGCCGCCCTCGGTGGCCAGCCCGCGCCGTCGACCCTGAACTGGGCGATCGGCGAGCTGGTGCTCGGCTCGAACGCGCCGGTCTGGATGTACGCCTGCGGCCCGAGCTTCGCCTCGATCCTGCACCGCAACGGCAACGACCGCGACAAGAAGATCGCGGAGCACATGATCGAGAAGCAGTGGGGCGCCACCATGGTGCTCACCGAGCCCGACGCCGGCTCCGACGTCGGCGCCGGCCGGGCCAAGGCCACCCAGCAGTCCGACGGCTCCTGGCACATCGAGGGCGTGAAGCGGTTCATCACCTCCGCCGAGCACCAGATGAGCGAGAACATCATCCACCTCGTGCTGGCGCGGCCGGTGGGCGTCGAGGGCAAGGGCGGACCCGGCACCAAGGGCCTCTCGTTGTTCATCGTCCCCAAGCTGCACTTCGACCTCGAGACCGGCGAGCTGACCGGCGAGCGCAACGGCGCGCACGTCACCAACGTCGAGAAGAAGATGGGCATCAAGGTCTCCAACACCTGCGAGGTCACCTTCGGCGAGCACGAGCCCGCCCAGGGCTGGCTGCTCGGCGAGGTGCACGACGGCATCGCGCAGATGTTCCAGGTCATCGAGAACGCCCGGATGATGGTCGGCACCAAGGCCATCGCGACGCTGTCGACCGGCTACCTCAACGCGCTCGACTACGCCAAGAGCCGCGTGCAGGGCCCGGACCTGACCCGCGCCTCGGACAAGACCGCGCCGCGCGTCACGATCACCCACCACCCCGACGTACGTCGCTCGCTGATGACCCAGAAGTCGTTCGCGGAGGCCATGCGCGCGCTGGTGCTCTACACCGCCTCCTGGCAGGACCGGGTGATGGTCTCCGAGCACAACGGCGAGAAGGACGAGCTCGCCGAGCGGGTCAACGACCTGCTGCTGCCGATCGTGAAGGGCTACGGCTCGGAGCGCTCGTGGGTGCTGCTCGGCACCGAGTCGCTGCAGACCTTCGGCGGGTCCGGGTTCCTGCAGGACTACCCGATCGAGCAGTACGTCCGGGACGCCAAGATCGACACGCTCTACGAGGGCACCACGGCGATCCAGGGCCAGGACCTGTTCTTCCGCAAGATCGTCAAGGACCAGGCCACGGCGCTCGGCTTCCTGGCCGGCGAGATCGAGAAGTTCATCGGCAGCGGGGCCGGCAACGGCCGCCTCAAGAACGAGCGCGAGCTGCTCGCCAAGGGGCTCGAGGACACCCAGGCGATCGTCGGTCACCTGATCACCGACCTGATGTCGGCCGACCCGAACGCCGAGGGCGGCAGCATCGCGAACATCTACAAGGTGGGCCTGAACACCTCGCGCCTGCTGATGGTGCTCGGCGACATCGTCTGCGCCTGGCTGCTGCTGCGGCAGGCGGAGATCGCCCTGGAGAAGCTCTCCGGCGACACCGGCAAGGACCAGGCGTTCTACGAGGGCAAGGTCGCGGCGGCGCAGTTCTTCGCCCGCACCGTGCTCCCGAAGATCACCGCCGAGCGGGCCATCGCCGAGGCGACCGACCTGTCGCTGATGGAGCTCGACGAGTCCGCGTTCTGA
- a CDS encoding low molecular weight phosphatase family protein, whose protein sequence is MTTPEEPTETVPQVVFACVRNGGRSVISRVLAEHYAGGRVRALSAGTQPGEHIHAEVAEVLEALGLDTSREVPERLTRDTVAASTVAVTLGCGEECPYVPGVRYVDWPVADPGGQDPRTVRGIVADLDARVRALLVELVPDLELPPSVLAPH, encoded by the coding sequence ATGACGACCCCCGAGGAACCCACCGAGACCGTCCCCCAGGTGGTGTTCGCCTGCGTCCGCAACGGCGGCCGCTCCGTGATCAGCCGGGTGCTGGCCGAGCACTACGCCGGCGGCCGCGTGCGCGCGCTCTCCGCGGGCACCCAGCCCGGCGAGCACATCCACGCCGAGGTCGCCGAGGTGCTCGAGGCGCTCGGCCTGGACACCTCGCGCGAGGTGCCCGAGCGCCTGACCCGCGACACCGTCGCCGCGAGCACGGTCGCCGTCACGCTGGGCTGCGGCGAGGAGTGCCCCTACGTGCCGGGCGTCCGGTACGTCGACTGGCCGGTCGCCGACCCCGGCGGGCAGGACCCGCGGACGGTGCGGGGCATCGTCGCCGACCTCGACGCCCGGGTCCGCGCCCTGCTCGTCGAGCTGGTGCCCGACCTGGAGCTGCCGCCCTCGGTCCTCGCCCCGCACTGA
- a CDS encoding MIP/aquaporin family protein has product MTPPRDLARRLTAELLGTALLVTVVVGSGIAAQRLSPDDVGLQLLENSTATFLGLTVLILLFGPVSGAHLNPVVSAADWFLGRRTRTGLSGADAAAYTVAQCVGAVAGAELANLMYQVPLTELSTKDRSGGHLLLAEVVATAGLVALVFALARTGRGMLAAPAVGAYIGAAYWFTSSTSFANPAVSLGRVFSDTFAGIAPGSVPGFVLAQLVGGAVAVGLVAWLYPHVGEAAGDVVVPHAPGHETGSTPRSAR; this is encoded by the coding sequence ATGACGCCACCTCGCGACCTCGCCCGACGGCTCACCGCCGAGCTCCTCGGCACCGCCCTGCTCGTCACGGTCGTCGTGGGGTCCGGCATCGCCGCGCAACGGCTCTCGCCCGACGACGTCGGCCTGCAGCTCCTGGAGAACTCGACGGCCACGTTCCTCGGCCTGACGGTCCTCATCCTGCTGTTCGGTCCCGTCTCCGGGGCCCACCTCAACCCCGTCGTGTCCGCCGCCGACTGGTTCCTCGGCCGCCGTACCCGCACCGGGCTCTCCGGCGCCGACGCGGCCGCCTACACGGTCGCGCAGTGCGTCGGGGCGGTCGCCGGCGCCGAGCTCGCCAACCTGATGTACCAGGTGCCGCTCACCGAGCTCTCCACGAAGGACCGCTCCGGCGGCCACCTCCTCCTCGCCGAGGTCGTCGCGACGGCCGGGCTCGTCGCGCTGGTCTTCGCCCTCGCGCGCACCGGTCGGGGCATGCTCGCCGCGCCCGCCGTCGGCGCCTACATCGGGGCCGCCTACTGGTTCACCTCGAGCACGTCGTTCGCGAACCCGGCGGTGTCCCTGGGACGGGTCTTCTCCGACACCTTCGCCGGCATCGCTCCCGGCTCCGTCCCCGGTTTCGTCCTCGCCCAGCTCGTCGGCGGCGCGGTCGCGGTCGGCCTCGTCGCCTGGCTCTACCCGCACGTCGGCGAGGCGGCCGGGGACGTCGTCGTCCCGCACGCACCCGGTCACGAGACCGGCAGCACCCCGAGGAGCGCCCGATGA